CAGTGTAAAGACATCGGCTTCGTCGTGTGTTGGCTCCAACGAATCAAACTGACTATCGAGAAGGGCTGTAGGCATAAAATGATTTTGGCGTGCGTTCATCCTTTCCGCAATCAACGATTTCCCGCCGCTCAGGTGTAAAAAAAACACGCGACCTGGAGTCTGTCGTAATCTTTCGCGATGCGCGCGTCTTAAGCCCGAAAATGCCAGTGTGCAACTTAAGCCCGCCAACAATTGTTGTTGCAAATGATGGCGCAGCGCCTCCACCCATGGCTGACGCATGTCATCGGTAAGTGGTTTGCCTTCTGCCATGTGTTGTTTGTTGATTGCGGGGTGGAAATCATCAGCGTCGTACATGTTTATTTTGAGCGTATCGGCGATGGCCCTGGCCATGGTGGATTTACCACAACCGGATACCCCCATTACGATGATGACAGTAGGCGTTTTAGGGGAAAATTTCGTTGCAGAGGTCATAACTGGCGACATTGGGGTTACTGCGAGTGGCTGGTGGTAGCGCAATCATTTTTGATATGCTAAGGTTGCTCGACCTCGGCTCAGGCCACAGGCTGCGTGCGAGAGTTTAATGATAAATATAATAAAACTCTAGGGTGACTCACAATAAATCGATCCTAACGCAACCACAGCATCCCTTTTTTATTGCGATTAATAAGCTCACGGCGCCAGTCAAATGCACAGAAGCTTGCAGCTTCACACTATTAACGAGAAAAGAACACTCAATGCAAAAACGTATCACATTGGCGGATGTCGCTGAACTTGCCGGTGTCAGTGCAATCACCGTGTCTCGGGTGATTAATCAACCTGGAAAAGTTTCTGCGCAAGTGCGTGGTCGGGTCGAGGGCGCAATTGAAACGCTGGGTTATATTCCCAACCGTTCAGCCAGTGCATTGGCGTCAGCCCGCTCAGGGATTATAGGTGTGGTGATTCCGTCCTTATCAAATAGTGTGTTTAATGAGGTGTTGCGAGGAATATACGATGTTACCGGTCCTGCTGGCTTTCAGGTGCTACTGGTTGATTGTCATTATTCTTCCCTGGAAGAGGAGCGTCTGGTTCGAACGCTGCTTGGCCAGGCACCGGAGGGGATGATCATAAGTGGCGGTGACCAAACCGAGCATACCCGCAAAATACTTCAGGCGTCTGGTGTACCCATTGTGCAAATCATGGAGGCTGTGCAATCACCTATTGATATGAACGTCGGGTTCTCACACCTGGATGCTGCTTATGACGCTGTGTCTCAGTTGATTCAACGCGGTTTTAATCGCGTGGGTTTCATCGGTGCTCGCATGGATACTCGCGCGCAGCAGCGCTTGAAGGGTTATTGCAACGCGATGCAAGAAGCCCGCTTCAATTATGAAAACTTAATTATTACCACTCCGCGCCCCTCTTCGGTGGGTATGGGCGCAGAACTTTTCAGAAGTTTAATGGCGCAATCCCACGGCGATTGTGATGCAATATTTTGTGTAAATGATGACCTAGCGCTCGGAGCATTGTTTGAATGCCAGCGTATGCATCTACCGGTTCCCGGCAGCATGGCCATTTGCGGTTTCAACGATATGGAGATGGCAGCATTGGTGAACCCGCCATTATCAAGTGTGCGCGTGCCGCGCTATGAAATGGGGGTTCAGGCCGCCCAGATGATTTTACAGCGAATTAATGGCGAAATTCCGGTGCACTACAAGGTGGACTGTGGCTACCACATCAATATGCGGGCATCGACACGGGCGCGCGAACAATAATAAACAAAGATATTCTTGGGGGAAAAAGTGTCTGATGCAGCATTAAAAGCAGAAATGCGAACGGCGAAATTGGGTGTTCGTGAGAAATTGGGTTATGGCTTCGGCGACTTTGGTTTCAATCTTTATTGGACCACAATTGCGTCTTTCCTTGCCGCTTTTTACACCGATACCTTTGGAATTAGCGCCGCTGCAGCCGGCACCATGATGTTCACAACTAAAATTATTGATGCCTGCACCGATCCCGTAATGGGAGCCCTGGCGGATCGAACAAAAACCCGCTTTGGGAAATTCCGCCCATATTTATTGTTTGCGGGTTTACCGATGGCGGGCGCAGCTGTGCTGACTTTTAGTACGCCAGATCTTAGTGAGGGCGGTAAAGTTGTCTATGCCTATATCACCTACACCCTGATGATGATGATGTACACCGTACTCAGCACGCCCTATTCATCACTTTCGGGTGTGATGACAGCGAACAGCCAGGAACGCACTTCATTAATAAGCATTCGGTTTATTTTCGCGTTTAGCTGCGGTTTTGTGGTGAATTTCTTTACGTTGGATCTGGTCAGCTATTTAGGGAATGGCAATGACGCAAAAGGTTGGCAGCTCACCATGGCTTTGTATGGCATTGCCGCCGCGATAATATTTTTTATCACGTTTGCAACTACCCGCGAGCGGATCGCACCATCAGAAACACAAAAAACCAACCCGCTTGACGATATTAAAGATTTAATTGCGAATCGGCCTTGGTTAATACTGTTTGTGTTGTCGATGATTATTATGATGACCATAACCATGCGCGCCGGTTCGGCTTACTACTATTTTACCTATTTTCTAGAGCGCCCAGATCTTTTGGGGGCCTTTCTTGGTGTGCAAATGGCGGCATACGCGGCCGGCGCTGCCGGCGCGCCTTTAATGACTAAGTTACTCGATAAAACCCGCTTATTGATGCTGTTGATGGCGATTGTCGGGAGCCTGTCGGTTATTTTTGCCTTTGTGCCCAAGCCCGATTACAACGGTGCACGATCCGTGAAAGCGGGAGAGTCTATAAGCTTAAATGCTGCCGAGCTATTGCCTCTCCCAGAAAATGGCGATGTAAAGCTGCAGTGGCAAACTCATGAAAAAGCCTGGTGGATTTTCGTAAAACGGATACCTATTGGCGGGGAAACAGCACAGCTGCTTGAATATTCGGCGGCTGAAGATACGGTCATTAGTGTCGTTGCCAGCTTTAACGAACAGGGAAAACCTGTGTTACACGATTCCGGTGAATTGCCGGGTGAAATACTTATTATGTTTATTTTATGTGGTCTGATCAGTCTTGCTTTGGGGCCGAAATCACCCTTGACCTGGTCGATGTATGCAGATTCAGCGGATTACAACGAATGGAAAAACGGACGTCGTGCAACGGCGATGACTTTCTCCGCTGCAACTTTTTCTCAAAAGTTGGGTGGTGCGCTGGGGTCTGCCGGAATGCTCTGGGTGTTGGCCGCATTCGGATACGCCGCAAAACAAGCCCAATCGGACGCCTCTCAAATGGGGATTGTTATATTGCAAACTGCGGTACCGGGTTTTTTTGCATTGTTGGCTGTGATAATAACCCGATACTACACCTTAACAGGCAAGCAGTTGGAGCAAATTCAGAGCGAATTAAAAGACCGTCAAGCTGCAGCAGAAAATTAATTACCCTTTTTAAAAAACTCTCAGGCTTGTGTCTGGGAGTTTTTGTTTAAGAGAGATGTCATGCTTAACATCACCGATAACGGCGAACGTTACGAACTCACCAACCCCACATCGATGCCGCACTGCGCAGGATTCCTGTGGAATAAAAAAATGATGATCCAGATAACCTGTCGCGGTTATGCCATTGCACAGCATATGCAGCCCGAGCCTTCAAAATACAGCTATCAGCCAATGGTGGAAGGCAAAATATTTATGCTGCCAGAACAGCCCATGTTTGCGCACACGCCGGGGCGTTTTTTTATTGTTAAAGATGAAGAGACCGGCGAAACATTTTCCGCGCCCCACGAGCCATTGCGCGCGTCTCCTGACAAATTTGTATTTTCAGTGGGTAAAAGTGATATTCGCTGGTGTGTCGAAAAGTTGGGGATACGCATCGAGCTACAGCTAAATATTCCACTGCATGATGTTGCAGAATTGTGGCAATTAACCGTAAGCAATATTTCTGGGCGCCCGCGCAGGATCAGCGTTTATCCGTACATTCCGTTCGGATTTATGAGTTGGATGAACCAGTCCGCACGCTATAGGAAAGATCTGGGGGGAATCGTAGCTTCCTGCGTAACGCCCTACCAGAAGCTCGACGATTATTTTAAAAATAAAGACTTGAAAGATAAAAGTTTTTTACTCCACGATAGGCAGCCAGATTACTGGGAGGCCTGTCGCGATGCTTTTGAAGGTGAAGGTGGTATTCAAAACCCTTCAGGTGTACAGCAGAAAATCTTGGGGAATGGCGATGCGCTCTACGAAACCCCAGCCGGCATATTTCAATATCGGTTGGAGATGGCCAATGATAGCCGCGAAAAATTTCGATTTTTACTGGGGCCAGCACTCGACGACGCGGAAATTGCTGAGCTTCGCGAGCGATATTTTGGCGATCCTGGTTTTACCGCTACAGCTCTGGAGTACCACAATTATGTGGCGCAAGGCGAGGGTGCTCTTCGCATTAATACGCCCGACAGTCATTTTGATAATTTTATTAATCAGTGGCTGTCGCGCCAGATGTTTTACCATGGTGATGTGAATCGGCTTTCTACAGACCCTCAAACCCGGAATTTTTTGCAAGATAGCATGGGTATGAGTTATATCAGGCCCGAAGTGACTAAAAATGCTTTTTTGTGGGCACTGGCGCAACAGGAAGCTAATGGCGCCATGCCTGATGGCATTCTGCTGCGAGAAGACGCTGAACTGAAATACATCAATCAAATTCCCCACACCGACCATTGTGTATGGTTACCGGTTTGCCTTTCTGCATACCTCAACGAAACCGGCGATTACGACTTTTTATCAACCCCGGTTAAAGACTGGAAAGGTGATCATCAAGCAACGGTTTTTGAGCGTATTTCAGCGGCTATGCGCTGGTTGCTGAAAGATCGCGACGTCCGTGGCCTGAACTACATCGCTCAGGGCGATTGGAATGATCCGATGAACATGGTTGGCTACAAAGGTAAGGGTGTTTCTGGCTGGTTGAGTGTGGCAACAGCCTATGGTCTGAAGCAATGGGCGCTGGTTTGTGAGCAACTGGGCGATGCGTCGGCTGCTGCAGAGTTTCGTTTTGGTGCGGATGCTATCAATAAATCTGTTAACGAACACCTTTGGGATGGCGCCTGGTACGGTCGTGGCATTACCGATGACGGGATTGTGTTTGGCGTTGCCAACGACAGTGAAGGCCGTATTTTTCTCAACCCGCAGAGTTGGGCTTTGATGGCAGGTACACCTAATGCCGAGCAGCAACAGAAAATGCTTGAGGCGATTGATGCTCAGCTTGATACGCCTTACGGCGTGATGATGTTGGCACCAGCTTATACCGCCATGCGTGAAGATGTGGGGCGCGTCACTCAAAAGCATCCCGGCGCTGCTGAAAATGGTTCCATTTACAATCACGCCGCCGCATTTTATGCCTGGAGCCTATACTCTATTGGGGACGCGGATCGAGGCTTCAACATTATTCGAAAAATGATTGCAGGGCCTGACCACAGCGATCTACTGCAGCGCGGCCAGATGCCGGTTTACATCCCCAATTATTATCGTGGTGCCTATTATCAGTTTCCTCGCACCGCAGGCCGCTCCAGTCAGTTGTTTAACACGGGCACGGTGGCTTGGGTATACCGCTGTTTGGTCGAAGGATTATTCGGACTGAAAGGTACTCCAAATGGGATACAAATTGCCCCTAATCTGCCCAGCAACTGGCCGGAGGCAAGTGTCTCCCGCAAGTTTCGCGATGCAATATTGCATGTAAGTTATCGTCGCGTGCCTGGTGTTACGAAAATGGCTGTCACAGTGGATGACCAAAAATTGAACGCACCCTTTGTGATAGAAACTCAAGCGGGCGCTGAATATCAGGTTGAGGTCGAGTTACCGTTTATCTCTTAACGCGAGTTGCCTAAGGTATTAAAAACGCCAATAATGGCCGCGCAAAAGCACTAGAAGAGGAGCCTGGCGAACACCGGGTGTTTTAATTCGTGCCGAAAAAACAAACAATTGCGCCAGCGAAAGACTACGGACTCAGCGAAAATCAGTTATTTTGGTTATTCGTGCTTGCAGCTCTGCTTCTGGGTTATAACATCGTCACACATCTGTCGGGTGGAATTGGTGACGAAGATGTTCATCGTTTCCAGATAAATTGGTTTGTACAGGGTCGTTTTGAAATTTTCAAATATGTGACCATGCTACCACTTTATCATCTAGTGGTCGCAGGAATAGGCAAGCTAACCGGTTTGTTATCACTCAACGGATTGCGATTTTCCCATCTCCTATTCGCGGCTGGTGTGATACCAGCAATGTTTTTACTCGTGAAGCGCGTGTATCCCAGCGAAGCAACAGCACGCACCTTGCTGTTAGTGTTCACTCCCTTCTTATTCCCGTTGTTTTTTCTTACGTACACCGATTTACCATCGTTAATGTTCGTATTGCTAATGGTTGAGCGCACCTGGAAACAGAGCTATTTTCCTGCCGCCTTGCTGGCTTTGTTGGCGGTGCTGATTCGTCAGCCCAATGTGATATGGGTTGCTTTTTGTAGTTGCTTAGTAGCACTGAATGTGGCTCGGGAGCAGGGGAGGGGCTTACGCTTTAACCGCTCGCCTCAGGGAATATTAAGCCAGCAGTTCATTCGTGAAGTGCTGCTTGGTAATAAGTATTTTATTGTTATTTACATCGCGTTTATTGTTTTTGTTCTGGTGAATGGCGGTGTCGCGGTCGGGGATGCTGAGCAACATCCTATATCATTCAATTTATCCAATTTCTATTTTTTTCTGTTGGTGGCTTTCGTTTTATTTCTGCCATTTAATATTGAACAATTACCAAATATAAAGCGATTATTAGTGCAGCATTGGTGGGTTGTCATTGTGTTA
The DNA window shown above is from Alteromonadaceae bacterium 2753L.S.0a.02 and carries:
- a CDS encoding gluconokinase, producing MSPVMTSATKFSPKTPTVIIVMGVSGCGKSTMARAIADTLKINMYDADDFHPAINKQHMAEGKPLTDDMRQPWVEALRHHLQQQLLAGLSCTLAFSGLRRAHRERLRQTPGRVFFLHLSGGKSLIAERMNARQNHFMPTALLDSQFDSLEPTHDEADVFTLDICKPVAQLVNEALHLITLN
- a CDS encoding LacI family transcriptional regulator gives rise to the protein MQKRITLADVAELAGVSAITVSRVINQPGKVSAQVRGRVEGAIETLGYIPNRSASALASARSGIIGVVIPSLSNSVFNEVLRGIYDVTGPAGFQVLLVDCHYSSLEEERLVRTLLGQAPEGMIISGGDQTEHTRKILQASGVPIVQIMEAVQSPIDMNVGFSHLDAAYDAVSQLIQRGFNRVGFIGARMDTRAQQRLKGYCNAMQEARFNYENLIITTPRPSSVGMGAELFRSLMAQSHGDCDAIFCVNDDLALGALFECQRMHLPVPGSMAICGFNDMEMAALVNPPLSSVRVPRYEMGVQAAQMILQRINGEIPVHYKVDCGYHINMRASTRAREQ
- a CDS encoding GPH family glycoside/pentoside/hexuronide:cation symporter, whose translation is MSDAALKAEMRTAKLGVREKLGYGFGDFGFNLYWTTIASFLAAFYTDTFGISAAAAGTMMFTTKIIDACTDPVMGALADRTKTRFGKFRPYLLFAGLPMAGAAVLTFSTPDLSEGGKVVYAYITYTLMMMMYTVLSTPYSSLSGVMTANSQERTSLISIRFIFAFSCGFVVNFFTLDLVSYLGNGNDAKGWQLTMALYGIAAAIIFFITFATTRERIAPSETQKTNPLDDIKDLIANRPWLILFVLSMIIMMTITMRAGSAYYYFTYFLERPDLLGAFLGVQMAAYAAGAAGAPLMTKLLDKTRLLMLLMAIVGSLSVIFAFVPKPDYNGARSVKAGESISLNAAELLPLPENGDVKLQWQTHEKAWWIFVKRIPIGGETAQLLEYSAAEDTVISVVASFNEQGKPVLHDSGELPGEILIMFILCGLISLALGPKSPLTWSMYADSADYNEWKNGRRATAMTFSAATFSQKLGGALGSAGMLWVLAAFGYAAKQAQSDASQMGIVILQTAVPGFFALLAVIITRYYTLTGKQLEQIQSELKDRQAAAEN
- a CDS encoding cellobionic acid phosphorylase → MLNITDNGERYELTNPTSMPHCAGFLWNKKMMIQITCRGYAIAQHMQPEPSKYSYQPMVEGKIFMLPEQPMFAHTPGRFFIVKDEETGETFSAPHEPLRASPDKFVFSVGKSDIRWCVEKLGIRIELQLNIPLHDVAELWQLTVSNISGRPRRISVYPYIPFGFMSWMNQSARYRKDLGGIVASCVTPYQKLDDYFKNKDLKDKSFLLHDRQPDYWEACRDAFEGEGGIQNPSGVQQKILGNGDALYETPAGIFQYRLEMANDSREKFRFLLGPALDDAEIAELRERYFGDPGFTATALEYHNYVAQGEGALRINTPDSHFDNFINQWLSRQMFYHGDVNRLSTDPQTRNFLQDSMGMSYIRPEVTKNAFLWALAQQEANGAMPDGILLREDAELKYINQIPHTDHCVWLPVCLSAYLNETGDYDFLSTPVKDWKGDHQATVFERISAAMRWLLKDRDVRGLNYIAQGDWNDPMNMVGYKGKGVSGWLSVATAYGLKQWALVCEQLGDASAAAEFRFGADAINKSVNEHLWDGAWYGRGITDDGIVFGVANDSEGRIFLNPQSWALMAGTPNAEQQQKMLEAIDAQLDTPYGVMMLAPAYTAMREDVGRVTQKHPGAAENGSIYNHAAAFYAWSLYSIGDADRGFNIIRKMIAGPDHSDLLQRGQMPVYIPNYYRGAYYQFPRTAGRSSQLFNTGTVAWVYRCLVEGLFGLKGTPNGIQIAPNLPSNWPEASVSRKFRDAILHVSYRRVPGVTKMAVTVDDQKLNAPFVIETQAGAEYQVEVELPFIS
- a CDS encoding alpha-1,2-glucosyltransferase gives rise to the protein MPKKQTIAPAKDYGLSENQLFWLFVLAALLLGYNIVTHLSGGIGDEDVHRFQINWFVQGRFEIFKYVTMLPLYHLVVAGIGKLTGLLSLNGLRFSHLLFAAGVIPAMFLLVKRVYPSEATARTLLLVFTPFLFPLFFLTYTDLPSLMFVLLMVERTWKQSYFPAALLALLAVLIRQPNVIWVAFCSCLVALNVAREQGRGLRFNRSPQGILSQQFIREVLLGNKYFIVIYIAFIVFVLVNGGVAVGDAEQHPISFNLSNFYFFLLVAFVLFLPFNIEQLPNIKRLLVQHWWVVIVLVAGFFVYFYTYEHPHKYNRTELDFYRHNLFIHYTCDILQLRIASYIPMAWMILAFVTAVRASSYGPALLLLYPFALLSFVPLPLIEQRYYVVALTLFLVFRPPMSRLSTNISLVIFITLSAYILFNITRKIFFL